From the Aquirufa lenticrescens genome, the window TTTCCAAAGAAAAAACGGTCTTAATCCCTTTGCCTACACCCATTTTACGAATGCGTTTGCGGACTAAAGAAGCTAAATAGCATTCACGGGTATCAAATAAATCAGCTGTTCTGATTTTAGTAGGATCCATTTTGCCCCCAGCCCCCATAGAGCTAGCGATTTTAAATCCTAGGTCGTAAGCCGTTTTTAGTAAAGTGACTTTAGGCGTTACAGAGTCGATACAGTCCATGACGTAATCGAATTTATTTGTCTCAAGCAAGTTCTTCGCTTCTTCTGGGCTTAAAAATTGCTCGATGGCCGTTAGTTCGAGTGCGGGGTTGATGGCTCGTAAGCGTTCGGCCATAATTTGGGCTTTGGAAACCCCATGGTTAGTCGCTAAAGCAGGTAATTGTCTATTGCGATTCGTTGGATCTACCACGTCTCCATCGACAATCGTCATTCGGCCTACGCCAGAACGTGCGATGAATTCTGCGGCAAAGGAGCCTACGCCCCCTAATCCGACTACTAAAACGTGTGATTTTTGTAATTTATCGATCCCTTCCGGTCCGATCAAGAGTTCAGAGCGGCTTAGCCAGCTTAGATCATTGTTTGGCATAATTAGGATATTTCTTCCTTGATTTGATAATTCGTCGTCTTATCTGAGTTCGTAATCAATAACTCCCCGATAAATCCCGCTAAAAAGAGCTGTACGCCCAATATGATAGCAACAAGTGCTAAAAAGAATAGTGGATTATCTGTGACGTTGCGGTACTTTAAATTATAAGCAATGTTATACAATTTAACACCGATTAGATAAATCGTTAAGCATGACCCCGTTAAAAAAGATAGGATACCGAGGCTTCCAAATAAGTGCATCGGGCGTTTCCCAAAAATCTGCACAAATGAAATCGATAATAGATCCAAGAAACCATACAGGAAGCGCTCTAAACCAAATTTAGTCACACCATACTTGCGCGCCTGGTGTTGAACTACCTTCTCGCCAATCTTCGTAAATCCGTTCCATTTCGCTTGAACGGGTATGTAGCGGTGCATTTCACCATACAGACGTAAGGTTTTCACCACCTCAATTTTATAAGCTTTTAAGCCGCAATTGAAGTCGTGCAAATGTACGCCAGACAATTTACGGGTTGCTGCATTGTATAATTTAGTGGGAATTGTCTTAGAAATAGGATCGAATCGCTTCTGCTTCCAGCCTGAAATGAGGTCGTAGTTTTCTTCAGTAATTAAGCGATACAATTCAGGAATTTCGTCTGGTGAATCCTGTAAATCAGCATCCATGGTGATCACTACTTGACCGGATGCCTTGCTGAATCCTTCGTGAAGAGCTGCCGATTTACCATAATTACGCGCAAAAGAGATAGCTAAAATCGTGCTGTATTGCGTGGATAATTGCTTTAAAACCTCCCAAGAATTGTCGTTGCTGCCATCGTTTACGAAGATCATCTCGTAAGAAAACGCATTTTCTTTCATCACTCGATCGATCCAAGAACATAGTTCTGGAAGCGATTCGGCTTCGTTATAAAGAGGTACTACGATGGATAGCTGTAACATACGAGCAAAAATACAAAATAATTATGAAGGAAAGATGATATAATAGGGTCTTAATAATTCGATGAATGCTGGGCTGTATTCGCCTAGGTCAGTTTTGATATTTATTCTCTTGTGATTAATGGGACTTTTTTCTCTCGAACCGCAGGCCATTACGCGTAATACGGGACTAGAGGGGTTGGAATGGATGGTTACTTTTTCATGGATGAAGAGCCCATTTGCCTGTAGCGATTGTTCGAATAAGGCCAAAACATCAGCCGGATACAGCACGGCAAATTCTCCCTCTTTAGTAAGTAATCGATCAATCGAGGCAGCTAAATCAGCCGGGCTCAAATGATCCGCGTGAATCGCCATATGTTTTGCTTCATCGGAAGCTGCGAGATGATTCGTGAAAAAGGGAGGGTTGGAGCAGATAAAGTCGAATTTTTCTTCAGGATTATAATTGCTGACATCTGTGAGGATTACCTGCAGGCGCTCTTTGAATGGACTATTATTGAAATTTTCAGCCGCCACATTGGCCACTTCTGGATGAATTTCGAGAGCTTTCACAGTACAGTTGCGATTTGTTTGTGTTAGCATTGAGGCTAGCAAGCCGCAACCCGTTCCAATATCAAGGCAATGGCCTCGTGCCTTCAGAGAAGACCAAGCGCCAAAAAGACAAGCCTCCGTACTAATCTTCAATCCCGGATTACCGTGATTTAGCGAAAATTGTTTGAACTCAAATGTGGATCTATTTTCGGCCATAATCTGCCGGATTTTCGCCCCAGTCCTCGGTTTCCCACTTCAGGACTTTGGTCGAATAATGATTGCTTTTTAACCAAGCGATAGCATTATCCACCATTTGGAATAATTCTTCAGTCCTGGCATTGCGCTCAAGGTTGGTTTTGATGGCTCGATTTCTAACCCAAGCAATGGCCGTTCTCGAATCTGAATACAAAGGGTAAGGACAATCTAATTTCTTTAGATACGCTAGGCCATGCACAATCGCTAAAAACTCACCTAAGTTAACGGTGCCTTTAGGGAAAGGACCACGCGCAAATAAGACTTCTTTTGTTTCAGTGTTTACTCCTTGGTATTCCAGTTTACCTGGATTTCCAGCGCAGGCGGCATCTACCGAGATGCTGGGTGTAATAATTTTAGCCGCGTTTAAACGAGGTGTTTTCGTCTTAGAAGCAGGAGATACGCTGGCCCAATAATTCTTTTTCGCCGCGCTTTCAGCTTCGGATTTGGACTCAAAAGATTTGTATTGTGCCCCCGCGAAGCCTTTGATATTCTTCTCGGTCTCCGCCCAGGAATCAAAGATTCCGGTTTGATGACCTGCCCAAATCACATAATATTTTTGTTTTTTGGCCATCTACATCAAACGTGATTTAAAGATTTTAATCGCGATTGCAATCAAAATTACCCCGAAAATCTTGCGCAAAATCTGCGTTCCTGCATTGCCTAATTTTTTCTCAATCCAGACACTAGAACGCAAAACGATGTAAATGAAAACGAGGTTAATGAAGATACTGATAATGATGTTTTCCTCTTCGAATTGTGACTTCAAGGAAATCAAAGTCGTCATCGTACCCGCTCCAGCGATGATAGGGAAGGCTAATGGTACGATGGAATGCGTATTAGTCTCGATTTCTTCACTCTTAAAGATGTTGCGCCCTAAGGTCATTTCCATACCGATCAAGAAAATGATCAAGGCTCCCGCCATTGCGAAGGAATTCGTGTCTACTCCCAATAAATGCAATATGAATTTGCCCGCATAAAAGAATCCCACCATAATTATGCCGGATGCTAAAGTCGCCTGTCCAGGATGGATGTCTCCATTCTTTTTGCGCAATTCGATGATGATAGGGATTGAACCTAAAATATCAATGACAGAAAAAAGAATTAAGGAAGCCGAGAGGATCTCTTTGGAGTTAAAGTTCATATTTTATGGTTTGGATGAGTGTTTCAATATCTTCAAACGTATGGCTAGGGAAGTTCGCGATGCGGAAACTAGTTTCTTTCCATTTTCCATAGCCTTTTCCTAGTTCTATGTCTTTAATTAGGCATAGCTGGTGTAATTGTTTAATCTTTTCAGGTGCTCCTGTTAACGCCAAAACCGTTGGTAAACGCAAGGCTGGGTTTTCAATTAAATAGCTAAACTCCGTTTCATTATCCCAGAAATCTGTCCATACTTTCATTTTTGCCAAAGTCGCACTATGCGTTTCTGATAGGGATGGCAGCTGCTGAGTCAATCGGTAAATTAGGTAAATGCTCAACACATTAGGTGTCATTTGCGTTTGAAACAAACGTCTGTTTTCTTCCAAAAACAAAACGTCATTATAATGCGTCGCACGATTTAATTCTTTTGCTCTAGCTAATGCCTTAGGAGAACAAATCAGCATACCCATTCCAGCTGGAATTCCAATGCATTTCTGTACCGATGCTAACCAAACATCAGCCTCATTCCATGGTAATTCGATGCCGCCCATCGAAGAAGTGGCATCCACAGCAATGAGAGCATCATCAGCTAGTTGATAATCTGCACGGCGTATTTGTTGACCGGTTCCGTTTGACGTTTCACTTTGGACTAAACATAGTGTGTCCCCTTGAATTGGTCCTATCTGAAGGCTTATTTCAGCAAGGCTTTGGTCTAGGGAGAATTCAATAGATTCCGCTACCGAAGAAGCATAATGGGCCCATTTTTTGCCAAAAGCACCATTATAGAGGTGGGTAGACTTTTCTCTTACGAGGGACTGAATGACGATTTCCCAGGCCTCTGTGGCGGATGAAACGAAATAGATGTTATAATTTGAAGGAATATTCCATTTCTGATGAAGCACTTCAAATGTAGCTTCGAGTAGCTTTTCGAAACGCTCACTTCGGTGATTGATACTGACAATACCCTGCTCAAAAGCCTCTTGAATGTATCCAAGGGCCTCTGGATGAACCTTAGAGGGGCCAGGGTAGAAGGATAACATCGGTTAAATGAAGGAATAAAGGCCTAATTCATAACCTCTAAGTCCGAAACCCACAATGATTCCCTTTGCTTTAGGGCTTAAATAACTGTGGTGTCGGAAATCTTCCCTTGCGTGAACATTCGATATATGAATCTCAATGACGGGTGTTTTGATGGCTGCCACGGCATCGCCTAAAGCTACTGAAGTGTGCGTATAACCACCCGCATTGAATAAAATACCGTCGTAGCTAAAGCCTACTTCGTGTAATTTATTAATTAATGCACCTTCTTCATTGGATTGAAAATAAGAGATGTCTAATTGATCGCCGAATTTATCTTGTAAGATTTCCAAAAACTGTTCGAACGTCTGTGCACCATATATTTCTGGTTCACGTGTGCCTAATAAATTCAAATTAGGACCATTCAGGATCAATATTTTCTTTCTTACCATATTAATAAGGGGACATGCGGTGTAAAAATACGTAATTACTTTAAATTTACGGGATTCATAGCATAAAATGTATATGTGGGAGACAGAAATCCAGTCTTTTGGTGATTACTTAAAAATAGAGCGTGGACTGTCTAAGCATTCCCACGAAGCCTATTTGCGAGATATCCAAAAGCTGGCGACCTATCTATCCGTTTCTCCCATTTTGATTAGTGAGGTTGATGAATCCCATATTTTGGCTTTCCTAAAAGACCTACACTCCTTAGGCATCGAGGCAAGTACACAATCGCGTACCTTATCTGGTATCCGTGCCTTTTTTCAATTTCTCGTGTTCGATGGCACGCTAAAAGCGGACCCCACCTTTCACGTGAAAAATCCCCAAATGGGACGCAAATTACCTGACACCCTTTCTTTCGACGAGATCACAGCCATTCTCGATGAAGCAGACTTGTCTAGTCCAGAGGGAGTTCGCAATCGGGCCATGCTTGAATTTTTGTATGGAGCGGGATTACGTGTTTCGGAACTGATTGGCCTAAAAAGAGAAGATATATACGAAGATCAAGGCTTCATCAAAGTCCGTGGAAAGGGTGACAAAGAACGCCTAGTCCCAGCAGGTCGCGATGCATTTAAGTATTTGAATCTGTATTTGGAATCAGTTAGACCTTCTGTACCTGTCAAAAAAGACGCCACTCATTTAGTCTTCCTAAATCGCCGTGGTTCCGGCTTGAGTCGTGTGATGGTTTTCTTGATTTGTAAAGACCTTGCCGCGAAAGCAGGCATCACTAAAGTGATTAGTCCCCATACTTTTCGACACTCATTTGCAACGCATTTAATTGAAGGCGGAGCAGATTTACGTGCCGTTCAAGAGATGTTAGGGCACGAATCGATTTTAACGACGGAGATTTATACGCACTTAGATCGGGCTTATTTGACGCAGATGGTGCAGGATTTTCATCCTTTTTCCAAAATAGATAAGAGATTATAGAGTGTAGAGTAGAGATAAATAACCCTATCTATACTCTCTACTCTATTATCTAGAATCTTTACTCTCTAATCTCCGACCCCTCCTCTGGAAAAGGGATAAACACAAAATTCGTAAACTGTCCATCTACAACAAAAAGACACGCGAATTCTTCGATGTCTTTGAAGTTTTGGACAAATAGTTCCATATTTTCTTCTGCGATGAGTTTGCGCTGCACAAATTCTTCCATCATGGAGGCGTGGTAATTCCACTTGTTTTCGTGCAATTCGCCTACGCCAATCAGTTTTTGGCCGATTTCGATGGGGCGTTGGGAAGTTACAAAGATGGGGAAATCGGAGAAGCCACGCTTTTTGATTTGGTAAGCTGCTTCTTTCAAGGCATCCGCTACTTTGATGAAATCAGAAGAGATTAGGCCTAAATATTTCCCGTTTAAGTCCGGGGAATTAGGTGCATTGGAAAGGGCTGTGTAATCTTCGATCATGTTAACTCTTACTTAGTAATAATAATTGGATGTCTTTAACTGGTTTGTTGAATAATTTTCCAGTGCTTGGTTGCGTAACGAAGCCTTTATAGCAGAATACACCTTTCATAAAGGATTTTCCTTGCCAAAGCATTTCTTCCACTCCCCCTGTCTTTCCCGCTTTCAAGATGAAGGAAGTCATCAGGTTGCTCATGGCTAAACTAGCGGTGTGAGCCACCAGGGAGGGTATATTGGGTACACAGAAATGAGTTACGCCATATTTCTCGAATGTTGGCTTTTGAATCGTGCAAGGCTCTGAAGTCTCAAAACAGCCGCCTTGGTCAATACATACATCCAGGATTAATGTTCCCGGATTCAGTTTACTGACCATTTCCTCTGTCACGATGCAAGGAGTAATTCCACTATCTGAACGCAAGGCTCCTACAATAATTTGGGCTTCTTGCAAAGCTTTTGCCAGATTTTCTGAGTCAATTACCTGCGTGACGATAGGAAAACCAAGCGCCGCTTTTAGGCGTTGCAACTTATAAATGTCTTTATCGAATACTTGGAACTGAATACCAGCGCTCGCTGCCGCTC encodes:
- the aroQ gene encoding type II 3-dehydroquinate dehydratase, which encodes MVRKKILILNGPNLNLLGTREPEIYGAQTFEQFLEILQDKFGDQLDISYFQSNEEGALINKLHEVGFSYDGILFNAGGYTHTSVALGDAVAAIKTPVIEIHISNVHAREDFRHHSYLSPKAKGIIVGFGLRGYELGLYSFI
- a CDS encoding aminotransferase class V-fold PLP-dependent enzyme, producing MLSFYPGPSKVHPEALGYIQEAFEQGIVSINHRSERFEKLLEATFEVLHQKWNIPSNYNIYFVSSATEAWEIVIQSLVREKSTHLYNGAFGKKWAHYASSVAESIEFSLDQSLAEISLQIGPIQGDTLCLVQSETSNGTGQQIRRADYQLADDALIAVDATSSMGGIELPWNEADVWLASVQKCIGIPAGMGMLICSPKALARAKELNRATHYNDVLFLEENRRLFQTQMTPNVLSIYLIYRLTQQLPSLSETHSATLAKMKVWTDFWDNETEFSYLIENPALRLPTVLALTGAPEKIKQLHQLCLIKDIELGKGYGKWKETSFRIANFPSHTFEDIETLIQTIKYEL
- a CDS encoding tRNA1(Val) (adenine(37)-N6)-methyltransferase; the encoded protein is MAENRSTFEFKQFSLNHGNPGLKISTEACLFGAWSSLKARGHCLDIGTGCGLLASMLTQTNRNCTVKALEIHPEVANVAAENFNNSPFKERLQVILTDVSNYNPEEKFDFICSNPPFFTNHLAASDEAKHMAIHADHLSPADLAASIDRLLTKEGEFAVLYPADVLALFEQSLQANGLFIHEKVTIHSNPSSPVLRVMACGSREKSPINHKRINIKTDLGEYSPAFIELLRPYYIIFPS
- a CDS encoding tRNA threonylcarbamoyladenosine dehydratase codes for the protein MPNNDLSWLSRSELLIGPEGIDKLQKSHVLVVGLGGVGSFAAEFIARSGVGRMTIVDGDVVDPTNRNRQLPALATNHGVSKAQIMAERLRAINPALELTAIEQFLSPEEAKNLLETNKFDYVMDCIDSVTPKVTLLKTAYDLGFKIASSMGAGGKMDPTKIRTADLFDTRECYLASLVRKRIRKMGVGKGIKTVFSLEKVKDESLILTDGSNFKKSAYGTISYLPAAFGGVVASIVIRDLLDEPIPMEKKLKLPKKNDQNRRN
- a CDS encoding MarC family protein, whose translation is MNFNSKEILSASLILFSVIDILGSIPIIIELRKKNGDIHPGQATLASGIIMVGFFYAGKFILHLLGVDTNSFAMAGALIIFLIGMEMTLGRNIFKSEEIETNTHSIVPLAFPIIAGAGTMTTLISLKSQFEEENIIISIFINLVFIYIVLRSSVWIEKKLGNAGTQILRKIFGVILIAIAIKIFKSRLM
- the xerD gene encoding site-specific tyrosine recombinase XerD; the protein is MWETEIQSFGDYLKIERGLSKHSHEAYLRDIQKLATYLSVSPILISEVDESHILAFLKDLHSLGIEASTQSRTLSGIRAFFQFLVFDGTLKADPTFHVKNPQMGRKLPDTLSFDEITAILDEADLSSPEGVRNRAMLEFLYGAGLRVSELIGLKREDIYEDQGFIKVRGKGDKERLVPAGRDAFKYLNLYLESVRPSVPVKKDATHLVFLNRRGSGLSRVMVFLICKDLAAKAGITKVISPHTFRHSFATHLIEGGADLRAVQEMLGHESILTTEIYTHLDRAYLTQMVQDFHPFSKIDKRL
- a CDS encoding glycosyltransferase family 2 protein; the encoded protein is MLQLSIVVPLYNEAESLPELCSWIDRVMKENAFSYEMIFVNDGSNDNSWEVLKQLSTQYSTILAISFARNYGKSAALHEGFSKASGQVVITMDADLQDSPDEIPELYRLITEENYDLISGWKQKRFDPISKTIPTKLYNAATRKLSGVHLHDFNCGLKAYKIEVVKTLRLYGEMHRYIPVQAKWNGFTKIGEKVVQHQARKYGVTKFGLERFLYGFLDLLSISFVQIFGKRPMHLFGSLGILSFLTGSCLTIYLIGVKLYNIAYNLKYRNVTDNPLFFLALVAIILGVQLFLAGFIGELLITNSDKTTNYQIKEEIS
- a CDS encoding ribonuclease H1 domain-containing protein, with the protein product MAKKQKYYVIWAGHQTGIFDSWAETEKNIKGFAGAQYKSFESKSEAESAAKKNYWASVSPASKTKTPRLNAAKIITPSISVDAACAGNPGKLEYQGVNTETKEVLFARGPFPKGTVNLGEFLAIVHGLAYLKKLDCPYPLYSDSRTAIAWVRNRAIKTNLERNARTEELFQMVDNAIAWLKSNHYSTKVLKWETEDWGENPADYGRK